Below is a genomic region from Primulina eburnea isolate SZY01 chromosome 9, ASM2296580v1, whole genome shotgun sequence.
TTCTTATAAATTGCGGCTCAACCGAAAATTTTGCAGCGGTTGATGGCAGGGAATGGATTGGAGATAAATACGGAAAAATATCCGCTTCGGTGCAGATAAAGGGCTCATCGACAAGCTCAAGCGTCGCAGGTGGATCAATTCTATCAGATGAAAAAACTCAGTACAAGGCAGCGAGGATTTCAAGATCTCAGTTCTCATACACATTTCATCTCCATCCAGGTCCCAAGTTTGTTCGCCTTCACTTTAATCCAGTTTTATACAGAGGGTTTAAAGGGTTCAAGGATTTATTCACCGTTGAAGCTGGTCCTTTCACTCTGCTTAGTAACTTTAGTGCTTCATTAACTGCTGATGCTCTAGGTGGGAAGGTGAAATCTTTTGCAAAAGAATTCTGCATAAACATAGAAGAAAACCAACGATTAGATATCGTTTTCTATCCTGATCAAAGTATTCAAAGTATTCAACCACAAGATGGTACATATGCTTTCATCAATGGTATTGAGATCATATCTATCCCTATGCATCTTTCTTATTTTCGTGGTGGAGATCAGATGGTTGGTCTTAAGTCTCTGTCCCACGTCTATAATCATAATCATACCGCTCTTGAAATAATCCACCGGCAGATTGTGAAACCGAGTGATGATTTTTCTAACATGTTTATGATGAGGACAGCCATTCCCGAGCTTAAAATAAACAAGCTCAATAATATTACTTGGAAGATAGCTGTTGACGTGGGATTCAGATACTTGGTAAGGATTCATTACTGTGAGTTAGGACTCAAGAACGCAAAAGAATCCCAAGTGATTTTCAAAATCGCCATTAATGAAATCAGAGTAGACTATGATATTCATTTGATTGAAAAAATGTACGACAGTGAGTTCCTGCAATATGGGGACTACATGGCCACGATACAAGGAAGAAAACAGGATGGCAAACACAGTTTATTGATTTCCATAGAGTCAACTGATGAACTGATGGATAGGAATGGACCCTTTAAAGGATTTGAAATAATAAAGTTGAGTAACTTGGACAACAGTCTTGCAGGCCCAAATCCACAGCCACCAGCACGACGGTCACCATTCCCTACTATACAAAAGTTACTTCAAGTTTGTGGGGACCGAAATATAATTGCGACTGCAATTGTAACTATAATCACTATCGTAAACATTGTTGTTTATATATTGCAGCAACTTTGGGACGATGATTTtacaaaagaagaaaaaaagccATCAGCCAGGGCAAGAAGGCTATGCCGCTGTTTTTCACTGGCTGAGATTGAAGCAGCCACCCAAAACTTCAACCATACATTTGTTATTGGAAATGGTGGATTTGGTAAAGTCTACAAGGGGATTATTAACAACGGACAAGATACTGTCGCCATAAAGAGATTAAAGTACAGCTCCAATCAAGGAGCACGTGAATTCTGGACAGAAATTGAGACACTTTCTGAGCTGCGACATGTTAATCTTGTCTCACTAATTGGCTACTGCAATGAACAACAGGAGATGATTCTTGTTTATGAGTATATGATCCAAGGAACACTTGGGGATCACCTCTTCAAACAAGCTAAGGCTGACAATCATTCTTCTTCTCTCTCCTGGAACCAATGCCTTAAAATCTGCATTGGAGCTGGCCGGGGACTAGACTATCTCCACACAGGTCATGGAATCATACATCGCGATGTAAAAACTTCAAACATCCTGTTGGACAAAAATTTTGTAGCTAAGGTTTCAGATTTTGGTTTGGCCAAACCTGAAAACATTTGCGAGTCACAAAGCCATGTTAGCACAAATGTTAAGGGAACATATGGGTACTTCGACCCATATTATATTAGAACTCGTGAACTGACAAGGAAAAGTGACGTATATGCCTTTGGTGTGGTCTTGTTAGAAGTATTGTGTCGGAGACCGGCTTTAGATCCTAGGCTTGAAGAAGATCAGCGTAGTCTAGCCACATGGGCTCGAGAAAACATTAGTAAAGGAGATAT
It encodes:
- the LOC140841577 gene encoding putative receptor-like protein kinase At5g39000 isoform X1, whose translation is MSGGIRKGPPKHQNSVAWKPNFGRTINPTEVGGSFRPYSEVTGVCSRCKEQIEWKRKYGKYKPLMEPSKWEWIGDKYGKISASVQIKGSSTSSSVAGGSILSDEKTQYKAARISRSQFSYTFHLHPGPKFVRLHFNPVLYRGFKGFKDLFTVEAGPFTLLSNFSASLTADALGGKVKSFAKEFCINIEENQRLDIVFYPDQSIQSIQPQDGTYAFINGIEIISIPMHLSYFRGGDQMVGLKSLSHVYNHNHTALEIIHRQIVKPSDDFSNMFMMRTAIPELKINKLNNITWKIAVDVGFRYLVRIHYCELGLKNAKESQVIFKIAINEIRVDYDIHLIEKMYDSEFLQYGDYMATIQGRKQDGKHSLLISIESTDELMDRNGPFKGFEIIKLSNLDNSLAGPNPQPPARRSPFPTIQKLLQVCGDRNIIATAIVTIITIVNIVVYILQQLWDDDFTKEEKKPSARARRLCRCFSLAEIEAATQNFNHTFVIGNGGFGKVYKGIINNGQDTVAIKRLKYSSNQGAREFWTEIETLSELRHVNLVSLIGYCNEQQEMILVYEYMIQGTLGDHLFKQAKADNHSSSLSWNQCLKICIGAGRGLDYLHTGHGIIHRDVKTSNILLDKNFVAKVSDFGLAKPENICESQSHVSTNVKGTYGYFDPYYIRTRELTRKSDVYAFGVVLLEVLCRRPALDPRLEEDQRSLATWARENISKGDIEKIISLNIKGEILPDSLKTFVRVAESCLDDEPKKRPSMAKVVLQLEFALDLQEKPKSFFFTESTSERSELFNERQDDLVEDCATQLKLSEFDWETIQVATIGFSDSNIMGKGRGGTFYKAVLHTTQVVAVKRTKCSWFGRKLSKLEIYHLSKYEHPNIMKLLGNFIHGEETILVYEFMENRRLDDILFERRERLPWSLFFKLIIGIAGGVCHLHQSPGLRAIYCNLEPCNIFLDIDMNPKIAFDYCKTKTNTVISTSDYAPPEGYQANQVRASDIYSFGVMVLEILSGRKHGRSNQHPDLITFVWNLWREGRELGLLETWNFIEFSSEQAKTCIQIALLCTQFQPQYRPEMSLVLRALQGSQDLHVDMREAERRRYSRYTYILEKSMEMVGFSSTAQCTVQ
- the LOC140841577 gene encoding putative receptor-like protein kinase At5g39000 isoform X2 is translated as MSGGIRKGPPKHQNSVAWKPNFGRTINPTEVGGSFRPYSEVTGVCSRCKEQIEWKRKYGKYKPLMEPSKWEWIGDKYGKISASVQIKGSSTSSSVAGGSILSDEKTQYKAARISRSQFSYTFHLHPGPKFVRLHFNPVLYRGFKGFKDLFTVEAGPFTLLSNFSASLTADALGGKVKSFAKEFCINIEENQRLDIVFYPDQSIQSIQPQDGTYAFINGIEIISIPMHLSYFRGGDQMVGLKSLSHVYNHNHTALEIIHRQIVKPSDDFSNMFMMRTAIPELKINKLNNITWKIAVDVGFRYLVRIHYCELGLKNAKESQVIFKIAINEIRVDYDIHLIEKMYDSEFLQYGDYMATIQGRKQDGKHSLLISIESTDELMDRNGPFKGFEIIKLSNLDNSLAGPNPQPPARRSPFPTIQKLLQVCGDRNIIATAIVTIITIVNIVVYILQQLWDDDFTKEEKKPSARARRLCRCFSLAEIEAATQNFNHTFVIGNGGFGKVYKGIINNGQDTVAIKRLKYSSNQGAREFWTEIETLSELRHVNLVSLIGYCNEQQEMILVYEYMIQGTLGDHLFKQAKADNHSSSLSWNQCLKICIGAGRGLDYLHTGHGIIHRDVKTSNILLDKNFVAKVSDFGLAKPENICESQSHVSTNVKGTYGYFDPYYIRTRELTRKSDVYAFGVVLLEVLCRRPALDPRLEEDQRSLATWARENISKGDIEKIISLNIKGEILPDSLKTFVRVAESCLDDEPKKRPSMAKVVLQLEFALDLQEKPKSFFFTESTSERSELFNERQDDLVEDCATQLKLSEFDWETIQVATIGFSDSNIMGKGRGGTFYKAVLHTTQVVAVKRTKCSWFGRKLSKLEIYHLSKYEHPNIMKLLGNFIHGEETILVYEFMENRRLDDILFDVSGFLGVCSSNSSLGLLEEFAIFIKVQA